ccctgttttaatcagtctacactgctcccaatcaaatctcgcattgattataaaatactactactgaagtataaagcacttaacagtctcgcgccacagtatctgagtgaacttctgtaccagtatggtcctccacgcctacttagatcagaaggtgcaggctatttgttggtacctcaaataatgaagactacagcagggggcagatctttctcttataaagccccacagttatggaacagtcTTCCAATTAGAATTTGACATCCTCTTTTGACCTGTTTTATACCATGCTTTGGCATCTTGCCTGATCTTTTTTGCCATTTGCCTGAATTTGTGCCTAGATATTAAGCCCATCTTACAATATTTTGTCTGCTAGCATTTCATTAAAGCTGTCCAAAGCTTCATTTGGCTCTGTCTCATTTCATGACGGCTGTTGAGCTGACTTTAGCAAAGCAACACTGTCCAACTTCCAAAATTGTGTACTTTACCCAGCTTCCAGGTTCAAAATTCATTATTTGTTACATTGAATAACATTCATGATATATTTTTAGTGACTTACCCCATAGTGCAACAACAAACAGACAACATTCTCACATAATACAAGAGAATATAAAATACTCATGCACACTGTTCCGTGATGAAATATAAGTTACTTACCACGTCAGCATGACCCCAGATAGAAACGTTGAGATGTAGTGATGGAACACCCACCAGCCCTTAATCCTGATGTAGAAAGCATGATCATCAGACAGCAATTTATAGAATTCgaatatattctattttaaagTGACCCACTAATAAAACCTCTAACCTCGATCCATTGCTGATGAGGATGCTCTCACGAATTGTTAAAGTGCAGTAATACCAGACCAGAAGAAAGTTCAGCAGCACATCCACAAATCTATATAACACAAATCGATAGCATAATGAAACCAGCATTTATTCTGCAAAAAATCATACCAGCCTAATCGCAATCCCAATTTTTTAACCAGCAGaatgtgtatttatatctgATCACCATCTTCATTGGAATCAGAATTAAATTAttgtttcaataataataataataataataataataataataataataataataaaagtattatattataataatacaacacTCTGTCACTGTAATGTTAAATGCCCTGATTCCATATAGGTAAATTTCTCTCCCAAAAACTGCATAATTTCAGTTCTATGCTTTTAAAGTCACACATCCATCTAATAGTCCTAGGCAGTAAGTGTCACTATTCCCCTTCCATGATTAGATTAGATCGGATTAAATTAGATTCTATTCAACttaattgtcattgtgcagagttCAAGTACAGCGGCAATGAAATACgattagcatctaaccagaagtgcaaatagcaatgtatataaatagataaatctAATACAAATATAGAAGTAGACACATGTAATTACAATAAACGTATTATCTGAGTGCAAAGGTGcagtatatattacaaataatgctgtataaaatgcaaatataaagagTGCATTTACCATAACAGTGCAAAAGGCAAAATGAAGGCACTGGTGTGCCTTTTTGATAAGAATGGCAGTGTTGAGGGACCAGGAAAGATCCGCAGAGATATGGACACCCAAGAATTTAAAAGCAAGTCCCTGTCCAGCACCTTCTATCATAGAAACCTACACTGTCATTAAACCCTCCATGGTTTTCATATTTTCTGTTAGCAAACATTCACAGATAAATCTGCACCATAAAAAACACTACTAAACTTTAATTGCATTGGCTCACTCACAACAAAATCTCTGTGTATAAAAAGTTTCAGAAATGAGAACTCTAATCAAATCTGTCTCGATGAAAAAGAGTTTTATCTGATAGCTTTGTGATGGACTGAAATTTGAATTGTGAAGTTTCTCCAAGAATTACTGTACAGTCTTACCTGTAGGTGACTAAAAACTGACAGACGAACCCCAGCAGGAGCAGGATTACAGTCACATAGAGCTTAAATTTCTCATATTCGTCTTTGTAGGCACTCCTAGAGTAAAATTTACAAAGCACAAAAGATGAAAGAATAGCAAAGGCCAGTGCTAAAGAGGTAGTCAGTGTTATAACCACTTCATAGCCAGTATTGACcctttttatctctgtaaagctgttttgggacaatgCGAATTGAGTTGAAATGATTTAAACTGAATTGTTTTGGACCCTTTGAAACACTCTGTAGATGactattgaaatttgaaatctatatatagatttatatttatattatctcttgttaaatgtaaatactccCACCTAGCGGCAAGGCATGTgtattttacaaattatttcTAGAGCAGCATTTTTCCaaacaaaattatttctttcacaCAAAACAAGGTGTGAACAATTCAGTCACTGTTTTTACACAAACCCATACTGGGATTTAGAATAGAAAGtctattttatttgcatttaactGTCTTCTAACTGGCATGCACACTGTAGTGGGCTGAACCCTTTTATGATGAAGTTTGTCTTAGTGGTACCAAACTCTGTTTTTGGAATTGGAAATGAGAAACACCAGAGaaatgtggcaagaaaaaaaaaaaaaaatgtgtaaagcaCATATGGTTACTGAGGTGCATGTACGGCATGTACTTCACTTCATCTCTTCTAGTGTAACTTCGTACTTGTGCTATACATATAATGTGCAAGTTTAATTGATTcagtaataatatataaataatattaagcTTCATATTCAACATTCTTTCCTATACTGGAATggctgtatatatgtatatatatcacTTCTTACTTTAATTGCTTGCTGAGAAGATTGATGTTGACATTTCCAAGCACAAGATTGAGATATAACCTTtaggaaggaaaataaaatgcatcaaGAAACTCAATATTGAGGGCATGTTATACAGAAAACCACAAAATATGTTCACTTTATTAGCCTGTGTGATTGTATTACCCATTTTTCTTAGGAAGAAAGGCCTCCATTTGATGGAAAATGGCAGGCCTTTCATGGAGGTGTCCTTTAATGTCTTCCAGACATTTAGTTTCCTCTTCTGTTAATCCTTTACTGCATCTTTAATAGGGGTTTAAATATGAGTGTAAATAACAAGTTTGTGTAAATTGCCATAATTAGAATAAGACTAATAATAAGAATGAGAAAGTAGCAGAGAAACAACATGAACATCCAGAGAGATGCTTAGGCACTAATAGGTGACTTTGTAAATAACAGATTTAGAAACATAGAAATGAAGTAATTATAATCCTCACTTCTTTAGAGAATGAGACATGTCCTTTAAGCACTTCCTCTGCTGAGTTATAGAGGCAGTAAAGCTGTTCTGGAGCTTGGAGACTTCTTCCAGCTTCTGCATATACAGCCGATGGTTCTCCTGAGAACAAGAGAATGAAAcgttttcatttataaaacagtTATGTTAATGTTTCGAATCTCATTAAAAAGTTAAGGCAATTATAAAGTTCTTAAATGAAACATACACCATCCTGAAATtgaatgtgaaatgtgtgaTGCCTTAAGGGATGATTAATGTAAGATTCATTCCTTTAATCAGGCACAAACCTGAAATTCAATATCAgctacatacaaaaaaattattcatctGAATAAGACAAAATATGTTTCCTGTAATGATCTTCACATGTTGTTCAGGTTATCTGTATCTAAATTAATTATTCTTTACTCTAATCTTTATTTATCATCCATTTCCAAATTTGATATGCAGTTTTAGGTGCTATAATATTGTGTATACTGCAGGCATGTTATTCcacaaattacaaataattattcTGTGTCTGGATTGAAATCTAATAGATAAAGTAGGTATGATGAGTGTAAACAAAGCATTTGCACTTGCCCGTGGATTCTGGAAGAATAAAGTATTAAGTagatattactatattatataatgtgtatattaaaatattcatattctCATGGATTCCATGGATCAAACCCATACATCTTTAAACTGAGTGGCTATTCTTGGTCTTTTTTTGGTGTCTATTATTTGGCAGGAGAAGATCAAGAGAAAGTGGGGCCATAAATCTTCATATCTATTTAGAGCAAAACAGCCAAAAGAAAACAGGCAATtgtatgaaattatttttaatccattAGATTTAGTCAATTACAAGActgcttttttgtttctccttGTTGATCTACTTGGAAATAAATAGTGGCTAACTAACGAGATTGCTATATTTAAAGCACTAGTATCAAACACAAGGTTTACTGAAGAAAATCTTCAGCCTGTGtgaaaaagataaaagataatAGTGAACCGAACTAAAACACACCACTGCTCAACAGTTTCTGACTACTGCGAAGATCTGTAGTGTACAGTATCTCAcgaaagtgagtgcacccctcacatttcagcaaccatattagtatatcttctcaagggacaatactaaagaaataaagCTTGGATATAGTCTaaagtagtcagtgtgcagcttgtatagcagtatagatttactcttctctgaaaataattcaacatacagccattattgtcaaaaaaactggcaaaaaaaagtgagtacaccctaaaccATAGCAGCTGTACGtcgcttaaccatgcaaagccacatgtcctattcatcatgtttatgtttttgtctgctagacaggaccatacaaatttgtgtatcttttattagAACAGTTAAAATTtgatgctttgagtacaattctctcatactgacaactggatgttcaacatggcaccacatggcaaagactctctgaggatttgagaattagaattgttgctctctacAAAGATGCCCCAGGCTATAAGAAGGGTTTctaagatgggttccactcagaactccaaatagtgaaagccaggctaaggggaagaggtgaccatctgtgagcaacagtattgttttatgctgaggaagagcaccacagacgcaatattttctttgagaatgttgatggagaagtgttgcattgtgtgtttgtgtgtttagagaaagcgtacgacagggtggaaaaaggagttgtggtattgtatgagaaagtcaggtgtgtcaaagaagtatgtgagggtggtgcaggacatgtataaggacagtgtgaaagCAGCGAAGTGTGTAGTAGGAACGACAAGGTGGAGGTTGTAATGCATCAAGAATCGGCTTTGAGCCCtttactgtttgcagtggtaatggaggtcagacaggggtctccatggactatgatgtttgcggatgatattgtgatttgtggtgagagtagagagcaggttaagaagagtctggagaggtggaggtatgcgctgaaGAGAAGgtaaatgaaagtcagtaggagtaagactgAGTACatgagtgtgaatgagagggagggaagtggactggtgcggttgcagggagaagaggtggagaaggtggaggagttcaggtacctggggtcaacagtgcaaagtaatggagagtgtgttagataggtgaagaaaagagtgcaggcagggtggagtgggtggagaagagtgacaggagtgatttgtgatagaagagtatctgcaagaatgaaagggaaagtttataggactgtggtgagacctgcgatgttgtatggttttagagacagtggcattgagtaaaagacaggaggtggagctggaggtagcagagctgaagatgttgaggttttcattgggagtgacgaagatggacaaaattagaaatgagtttattagagggacagtgcatgtacagtaggactttttggagacaaggtgagggaggcaagattgagatggtttggtcatgtgcagaagagggacatggggtatataagtagaagaatgctaaggatggagccaccatcATACCAGCTggtatccaaaaaaaaaaagaaaaaacaaaggaattcatttatttaaattaataattggtaaaataaatgttattagcAATTAGTGCAAGCATTTTTACAGTTTCTGttagcccttttttttttttacctagaaACATCCTGTTCCACTCTTAAAGCATAGatacatataaattaattaattattttaactaGTATGGTTCAATACAATTGAGTTTGCCACccattatttaaatgttctgtttatAGCTGGTAATAACAACTATCTCGGATGACAATCACAAGAGGAGTCCCAATGTTAAGGATAAGTGTCTAAGATCCTACTCCTTGACATATTGTGAATTGATTGTTCAAAACACCTTCAGTGCTCAGGGCCACATTGTGACAAAATAGCTGTGTTGTGAAGGCTATATTTTCCATTGCATGTCCATCAGAAGGTTAAGATAGCTGTGCAAGGAAATACATTTGAGATGGATTAAAAAAGCCCGGTGTATAAATAATTATGCACCTCAGCTGAATAAATTATGACCCTATAGCACTGACTGTTAAAGCTCTGAAAGCTATTTTGAAAGCTTTTGTAATCTTTAATTCGGTGCTTCTGAATTCCTCTGAGTGCTGAATCAAATCTTGCATAGAGTCAGATCAATAAGGTGAGCCATAGTGCTCATTACTAGTATGAAATCTTACCTGAAGTTGTTGAAAATCCTTTTCCAGGCTTTTCCATTCTTGTAAGACTGCTGTTAGTTTAGATGACATCtggacttttcttttttgtataatGACACGGAGATGCAGATAAAGAACAACCAGGTGTACTTGtagaattattttaaataaaactgtcaATTTCGAGACATTTTTAAAGACTTATTTTCCCGGCGGTGTAGTTCTACATTACCCAACATCAGTGAATGCAGTAGACGAGTGTGGACTTTGTTTATGACTTGGAATGAACTTTGACCATTACAAATTCACTGACCTTTGGGACACTTATTTCTGGAATACAGTACATGTCATAGGTTTATTATGTTTCTGCTTCAAATTTGACATCAAATTTATGGTTTTACACTTATGTACATGACAGTCTCTGACACTGGTCATTTTCAGTTATTGTTTACTTAACAATGAGTAATTATCTCAGTTTAAAGTTTCTGTGAAAAGAGCAGCTAAAGAAAGAGTCATACAGTAGAAGACACAAGAATAACCAGTTTATAATGTCAAGTAATAAATATGATTATGTATAATGCCAGGATATCTTTTTTTGTAGTTGCTTACTTCATAAAGTTCTTTCATAACACATGCCCTTGATATAAATGCTGAGTTCAAAAGGACTTCATGCCCTGAATTGTGAATAATTATGGGTGTGCCTCAACTACAAGCTGGAAGAACATACATGTGCATTCCTGTGTTATGAAGAGCTACATAACTTAATAATTTCGAAGCTGGTACCCAATACTACATTGAAAgcattaaatcaaattattttaatgtaaattgtaaTGTAAAATCAGATATTTTCACTCTATTGCACtgaaagattgtttttttttctttctgttgtcTGAATTTCTTATTTGTATTAGCATTTAAACCCAATCAAGCACAACTGTGAATGCAGATAATGTGACAGATGGTATTTAAAGCGTTTAGAAACTAAGTTTATTAGGCTTATGACCATTCAAATACCTACTTGATAATAACCTTAATTTTACTGTATAGAAATGACTATACAGCTAGTAATTAATGTATTTAGACAAACTACAGCTGTGTTTGTTTAACTGGCTGTAAAACTGCCTgtaaaaagtttggaaacactttttattaatgaattatttaaaccACAAGTAAGTTCCTTTTGCTTGTATGCACCAAACTaggtaaaaagcaaaaatatagatttttttcacaGTTGGACAgtaaatccaatccaatccaaaaTTTACATAAGACAAAGATTGGTTGGAACTTATGTAAAAGCAAATATTTGCTTGTTTCTgggcagggaaggttggagatttattccagggaaaaaccaacatggctaccattccatactttaatgccatgcaattccgtctagactgcagctaattggaacAAAGTTTATCATACAATTAGATAATGACCTAAAGTACACATCTAAGCTCTGTAAGTCTTATCTACAGACTAAACAGCCAGCTGGAGTGTTATAAATcttggaatggcctgcccagtcaccagatCTAAATACTATTGAACGTCACTGAGATAAATTGGatcgcaaggtcagaaagaatgATTCAGATAGCAAAGAACATCTACTTTTTTCCAGTGAAAGCTGTTTTTACAAGCTTTATATGGGCTTGCTATACACCTCTCAAAAGATATTCTTTAGTGTCAAAAAGTCAACAATATTACAAGCTATGCAGAGTACACGGGCTATAGGAAACTTGTTTTTTGCTTGAAATAATCGTGAGATTTTAGTGAGGACAATAATATGAGAAACTTGCATTTGTCACTCTAATATAATACTCAAGATTTGTAATACTTAAGTTTGCATTATTACACAATTTTGActaacaaacaacaataacaataatactttACAtagttacaaatattttaactaCGTACAGTATGTTCACAATGCGGCAAATCAACAGTAGTCGTGTTTTTCCGAATGACTTATATAGTTGTTAATTTGTAATAGGTGAGAAATTGGATATACCTACTGAAAGTACGGTGAGAGGAACATGTACGCTTTTAACTAACATATTTCATATCCTGGCTGAAAATGTATGCTATGATCATTTTTACACTTGCAAACCCAATCTTCACAAACCTGGTCATCAAATAGACCATACATATTATTTGAAATAGCAATTACATTGTTAGCACACCTGAAAACAAGATATGGATTAAGAACACATTCACTGCTGGCTGACGCCATCGGTTATTTGGTGTGGGGGGAAATTTGGTAGAAAAAGGAGTAGCAATGCAGAATGTGACACAGGACTGTCAAACAGGTTATACAGATACATGTGTAAAGGGTTATTTGGACAAATCAATCAAACAGGTTTGGTCAAGTACCAAAAAATCTGAGAACATCTGAGAACAAAACCCATAAACCCAAATATCTGATCCATAGACAAATTCACAGGTACATGACACGAACTTATGAACACTTTACTAATGCTAAGAACACCTAAGTTTTTACAAGAGACATGGAAAAGTATTTTAgctaaatgtttgtagaaactAATTTAGATGAAAAGATTGTGTTACTCATGCTATTGGAAGATGTCCATCCAAATTTTTGTCCTTACTGACCTAACTGTGTGCCTCAGCAAAAATCAAGATTAAACAGATCAATATAAATTTTTTCTCGAAATGTCCATCTTGAAAATGGCCTTGCAAGTATATCTACGACCAAATCAAATTCTTCTCCTGGGTCAGACATTGTGTGATGAAAAAAACCAGATGATGATCCTGTtaacatgtgatgtgatggctgaaatatgattggatagCAACTCTAACCTAAACATACACTACATCAATCAGTTCAAGTGAGAGAAACGCTATAAAATAAAGACAGTATATTATTGGAAATTGTTTAATACATATTcctagaaaaataaatgttaatgcaAGTCTTTCTAaaagtgtttagaccagcagagaaggacAGGCGGTCTCTGACAGCTCACCACTGCATTTTTGATTGATACCTCCATTCCTTggtaaacacttttatttatggcatttggcagatgactTTTCACAGGGTGACttacaattgagcagttgagggttaagggccttagggtccagcagtggcagcttggtggtgctgggattttgaACTTTTGTTTGTGACCTTTTAATCCAGAGCCCAATCCCTTAACTGCTGAGCTACCATCATAActgggactgtgtgtgtgtgtgtgtgtgtgtgtgtgagagagagagagagagagagagagagagagagagagagagagagaagcataaCCAGGAGATTGACTGTGGCAGTTTAGCAAACAATGAGGTTCTTATATCAAGAAACATTAGTTTTGATAACAGAAGATACACAGAAATATTTCCTGCACATAGTATGCTAGGAAGCATTTTGTTCACCCTTAAATAGGGTGAATGCATTATGATTAATAAGAGGCTTAAAATTCGCCACTGTTGATTGGCTGGTTCCTTGTAAAACGTTTCAGCCAATCAGTGGTACCGGTGTCATTCCAGACAACCAATGAGAACGCGCGTAGACGAAAACACAGCGTGGAGACCAGACAGAACCTGGGGATTTATTGAAAACATGACAGCGGTTTGATTTGTGTGCTGTAAATAAGGAAGAACTGAATGGATTTATGAGAGTGATGgtagaaaggaaagaaaggggATTAGGGGATTGTTGTGCACTTTATCCCGGCTGTATGTGCTCGAGGTGAAGGGGCGGTGTGAGCAGTTTACCGGCCGGTATTTAGCCTTTGAGCTAGCAAGAAGCCAGAAGTTGTTGACTAAGCGAATCTCTCGAgcggtgttttatttttttatatcgagtttgtttttgtaattttaagTGATATAATTATGAGTGCCGTGGTGTATGTTTTATCCACGGTTACTGGCTATGTCCTAACATCTGCCTTGTTACTGAAATGTCCTTCGTTGCTGCATCGCAGGAAGCGCGAGACGTTCCGCAGCCGCCACATCTCACACCGGGGCGGTGAGTCCAGTATTCATACAACTTTATACTACAATTGTACAATACTACAACtaaaattttttattctgtgAAATGGATTAATGTCTAATTTGTGAGTTGATGCGCCTTAATCTAAGGAATAAGCCCTACTCTGCAAATAATTCATATCCGGTTACAAAATGCTTTCTTGctgcagtattattattaaagggCTTTATTGACACATGGACCTGTTTACATGACATTTCTGCCTATAGAAAAACCCCTGACATTGTTTAAACTAATGCTATCAGCTTTCAAGGTTCAGAAGACCTTTAACCTAATTGCCTGCACTGAAACTGTGGTGCAATTCCCTGCAGATAACTTCTACTCACTTCATTTCTCATGAgtaatgtatgtgtgttctTCTGGTCACAGGTGCAGGTGAGAACCTGGAGAACACCATGGCAGCATTCAGGCAGTGAGTCTTCTGTTTTTTCACCACTCATGATTTGGATGCATGCATGCTCAAGAACATCTAGCAGTGGCGGGCAGAATCACTCACTTACTACACGGAGGACTACGGATAAGTAGCCCGAATGCAATACCGGTGCCATGCTTTTTGGTGGAGGCCGTAGCTGCTTGCTCTTTGTCCGTCGACCGCCCATCTGTCTGGCGACGGAGGCAGGCTACCTTT
The DNA window shown above is from Silurus meridionalis isolate SWU-2019-XX chromosome 12, ASM1480568v1, whole genome shotgun sequence and carries:
- the tmem120ab gene encoding transmembrane protein 120A-like isoform X1, producing MSSKLTAVLQEWKSLEKDFQQLQENHRLYMQKLEEVSKLQNSFTASITQQRKCLKDMSHSLKKCSKGLTEEETKCLEDIKGHLHERPAIFHQMEAFLPKKNGLYLNLVLGNVNINLLSKQLKSAYKDEYEKFKLYVTVILLLLGFVCQFLVTYRFVDVLLNFLLVWYYCTLTIRESILISNGSRIKGWWVFHHYISTFLSGVMLTWPDGELYQMFRNQFLAFCLYQSVVQFLQYYYQSGCLYRLKALGERHNMDLTVEGFQSWMWRGLTFLLPFLFFGHFWQLFNGISLFRMAQLPECKEWQVSVCGICFWFYLQATS
- the tmem120ab gene encoding transmembrane protein 120A-like isoform X2, with protein sequence MSSKLTAVLQEWKSLEKDFQQLQENHRLYMQKLEEVSKLQNSFTASITQQRKCLKDMSHSLKKCSKGLTEEETKCLEDIKGHLHERPAIFHQMEAFLPKKNGLYLNLVLGNVNINLLSKQLKSAYKDEYEKFKLYVTVILLLLGFVCQFLVTYRFVDVLLNFLLVWYYCTLTIRESILISNGSRIKGWWVFHHYISTFLSGVMLTWPDGELYQMFRNQFLAFCLYQSVVQFLQYYYQSGCLYRLKALGERHNMDLTVEGFQSWMWRGLTFLLPFLFFGHFWQLFNGISLFRMAQLPECKEWQVRYFKSFCVWDLLLVLFTGNFLTTLAVVHHKLKNKSHGKTKSP